ACGGCGACTATAACATCCCGACCCCGCTTACCAACGGCCCGGTTGGCAAACAGCTTGATATTCGCCCGCCCACGCAGCCGCTGGCGCTGGTCAGCGGCGCGCGTACGCAGTTCACGGGTGATACCGCCACGCTGCTGCTGGAAAGTGGCCGCAACGGTGCGCTCTGGCCGCAGGTGGTCAGCGTCGTACAGTCGCTCAACTACACCATTGAAAAACGCGACGACGCCGCTCAGACGCTCAACACCGACTGGGTACAGTGGAACCGCGCCGATGAAGACCAACAGTATCGTGGTCGCTATCAGGTCAGCGTGAAGCCGCAAGGCTATCAGCAGGCGCTGGTGGTGAAGCTCGTCAATCTTGAGCAGGATGGCAAACCGGTGGCGGATACTGCCTCATTGCAGCGTTACAGCGCCGAAATGCTGAACGCGATCGCCTCCGGTCTTGATAAAAACGAAACCGCGCGCCAGAACGCCGCCGACAACCGCAGCGCGTCGCAAATCGACGTGACCAGCGGTTCCGACGATGTTGGCCTGCCGGTACTGGTGGTGCGCGCGCCGTTCAACGCCGTGTGGAACCGCCTGCCGGATACGCTCGCCAAAGTGGGCATGAAAGTGACCGACTCCACCCGTTCAACGGGCAGCGTCGCCGTGACCTACAAAGCGCTGTCTGACAGCGACTGGCAGGCGCTGGGCGCACGCGATCCGGGCCTCTCTAACGGCGATTACAAACTTCAGG
The genomic region above belongs to Cronobacter malonaticus LMG 23826 and contains:
- the bamC gene encoding outer membrane protein assembly factor BamC, producing MAYSVQKSRVAKVATVSLVMLLAACSSDSRYKRQVSGDESYLDAAPLAELHAPAGMILPVQNGDYNIPTPLTNGPVGKQLDIRPPTQPLALVSGARTQFTGDTATLLLESGRNGALWPQVVSVVQSLNYTIEKRDDAAQTLNTDWVQWNRADEDQQYRGRYQVSVKPQGYQQALVVKLVNLEQDGKPVADTASLQRYSAEMLNAIASGLDKNETARQNAADNRSASQIDVTSGSDDVGLPVLVVRAPFNAVWNRLPDTLAKVGMKVTDSTRSTGSVAVTYKALSDSDWQALGARDPGLSNGDYKLQVGDLDNRTSLQFIDPKGHTLTQSQNDALVAAFQAAFSK